The genomic window TTTATATTGACTGTTAATTGTGATAATTGattataatgtttttttaatttttctccctagattttgtttttcagttgttcagttatttcactCGTGTCcagcttttcatgaccccatttgagatttttttcacaAAGATTTTgcaatggtttgtcatttcttactccAGCTCttttctacagatgagaaaatgacatcaaagtgggttaagtgacttgtccaggttgtatagctagtatctgaggatagatgtaaactcaagttttcttgactctgtgCCTGGTGTTTTATTCACTGTACCATATAGATAACCTTAAGGTGATCCTCAGTtttatcatatgtaaaatgagagagttcgATTATATACCATCTGATATCCTTTCCAATCCTGTCTTTGATccacaaagaggaaaatgtaGATTGTTTGCACTGTACCCTAATGTTCTGTTTGCTCagaacaatatttattttaaccTTAATTATCTTAACTCTttgggaatttattttatatactttattaatttttatatcaggCCCTGGAAGAGAAATTACTATATATTAAAGAGAATTCCTGAGACACGGTCTTGGTCCTTTGGCACCATCTAGTCTattgctttttatattttctttgtccttaggaatcccaAGGGATGTGTTCCTTTTAACATAATTTAGTTAATAAATGAAGTAGAAAAGGGTTCTTTTCCTGTATATATGTTAATTTTCTCTCaaacaattagagatgtcttaggATGTTCAAAGGAGGGGCTGAAAAGTGAACTCCTCAAACCTCTATTTATCTAATTGGTCAACCTTTGGTCATTGACAAAGGAACATGGACCTATGTCATTGTATTGCCTATGATGGTGGCCAAaccaataaaatgatataatcaaCAAACTGATACTCTTCCCCCAAAATCAGCCTATCTAGATAAGTTTAATCATCACAACTTTAATGagatttacttatattttatttgctACTGAACATAAAATGGAAACTAAAGCAGGAACTGAAGCAACCACTTTGAAAATAACACTATATTGGAAACCACATATGAGCAGGGATTTGTGCAATACAACTTTCTCCTCCCTTCATTTCAATGATGATGAATTCTTAccttcctcatttttattattatggttAAAAGCACTGTAAATATCTCTCATCAAGAGCCTCTGAATCATGTGGTCACTGGCTACAATTTTCTTGGGCCTCAGGGTTGTTGATTTTAGCCTAGTGGATTCTAACATTTATTTGTCTAAGCATCTGTCTGTGATATTCTCCATTCTTCTGAATAGTACTGGATTATACCAGATAATCAGAACCTGAGCATGCAGTCCCTGAGATTTCATCATGGTCAAAAACTCAACAGAACACAGCTTCTCTGCTTTCTTCTTGGTTGGGATTCCTGGACTGGAGGCCTTTCACTGCTGGTTCAGCATCCCTATCTTCCTCCTATATACTCTGACCCTACTGGGGAACACCCTCATCATCTTCACAATCAAGTCGGAGCCCAGCCTCCACCAGCCCATGTTTTACTTTCTCTGTATGCTGGGCCTCAATGATATGGCTGTTGCTTCTTCCACAGCCCCCAGGATGCTCAGCATATTCTGGTTGAATGCCCACTTCATTGAATTTGATGCCTGTGTGGCTCAAATGTACTTTATCCACACCTTCTCCATCATCGAGTCAGCCCTATTGGTATGTATGGCCTTTGACCGATATGTGGCCATATGCCACCCACTTCACTATGGCACTATTCTGACTACCTCTCTGGTCATTAGAATGGGAGTGGTTGGGACTGCCCGGGCCATTATTATGGTCTTACCTTGTCCCCTTCTCATATTAAGACTACCCTTCTGTACCAAGTATATCATCAAACATGCCTACTGTGAACATATGGCCATAGTTAAATTGGCATGTGCAAACACCCTCATCAATAGAGCATATGGCATCTCTGTTGCACTCTCTGTCATGGTAATAGACCTAGGTCTAATCACCGTGTCCTACATCAAAATCCTCCAGGCTGTCTTCAGACTCTCCTCCAAGGAAGCTCGATCTAAAGCCCTGGGCACATGTGCTGCCCATGTTTCCACAATTCTGGTCTCCTACATACCTGCTTTGTTTAGCTTCCTCACCCATCGCATTGGTAAGAAAGTGCCCCCATCCATCCACATCAT from Monodelphis domestica isolate mMonDom1 chromosome 4, mMonDom1.pri, whole genome shotgun sequence includes these protein-coding regions:
- the LOC100021749 gene encoding olfactory receptor 52P1-like; the protein is MVKNSTEHSFSAFFLVGIPGLEAFHCWFSIPIFLLYTLTLLGNTLIIFTIKSEPSLHQPMFYFLCMLGLNDMAVASSTAPRMLSIFWLNAHFIEFDACVAQMYFIHTFSIIESALLVCMAFDRYVAICHPLHYGTILTTSLVIRMGVVGTARAIIMVLPCPLLILRLPFCTKYIIKHAYCEHMAIVKLACANTLINRAYGISVALSVMVIDLGLITVSYIKILQAVFRLSSKEARSKALGTCAAHVSTILVSYIPALFSFLTHRIGKKVPPSIHIIFASIYLLVPPTVNPLIYGVKTKQIRDRVMQMFFPNQKAGEH